The following proteins are encoded in a genomic region of Syntrophotaleaceae bacterium:
- the pbpC gene encoding penicillin-binding protein 1C, which yields MKKLLRPAAIFLLVIAAGILIIPKPDLLQYRSASRAYFDRQGRLLRLTLADDERYRLPVPLQEIAPELREATLLYEDRDFYRHPGVDPLALLRAFWTSYILRERPVGASTITMQVARVRWRLQTRTLPGKFLQILRALQLTRHYSKDEIFAAYLNLAPYGRNIEGVEAASLIYFNKSAKDLTLPEALSLCVVPQNPVKRNPTIPGGFAALKAARDQLFRRWQESYPEAARLQPFFDLPLQVRIPEDLPFRAPHLVSGLDQQLPPAQRGRIATTIDGELQSLAERRLKDYVARHKNVGIVNGAVAILNHQTMEVEALVGSADFWNRTIDGQVDGCTAPRSPGSTLKPFVYGLAMDQGLIHPMTMLKDAPRRFAGFAPENYDQAFLGPMLARDALINSRNLPAAHLQAALRKPGLYELLQTAGVKNLREENYYGLALALGGVEVTMLDLLKLYAMLPNGGLLQPLRLLRHDPITTEGPSPLSPEACFLVLDILRHNPPPIRPALPGQQVSGPQVAWKTGTSHAFRDAWAVGVSGPYTVAVWIGNFDGSSNRAFVGRDAAGPLLFEVFHNLANGRPWRAADTLNPGLLNLQKVPMCADTGDLPGRYCPRTAESWFIPGVSPIKVSTVHRAVPIDKKTGLRACRPQPGTTEMQVYEFWPSDLQQIFRQAGLALKSPPPFAADCSLDLQSQSGAAPSIQSPVDNLEYRLRSEKLEKERIPFSAVADGDVRELFWFVDDRYVSSSKSDEPFFWPPVAGDYVVRVVDDHGRADHRRLRVGMMRDREN from the coding sequence ATGAAAAAACTGCTCCGGCCGGCCGCGATCTTCCTGCTGGTGATCGCAGCCGGCATCCTCATCATCCCCAAACCGGACCTGCTGCAGTATCGCAGTGCCTCGCGGGCCTATTTCGACCGCCAGGGACGGCTGCTGCGCCTGACCCTGGCTGATGACGAGCGGTACCGTTTGCCCGTCCCCCTGCAGGAAATCGCCCCGGAGTTACGGGAAGCCACCCTGCTCTACGAAGACCGGGATTTCTACCGTCATCCCGGAGTCGATCCCCTGGCGCTGCTGCGCGCCTTCTGGACCAGCTACATCCTGCGGGAGCGCCCGGTCGGCGCCTCCACCATCACCATGCAAGTGGCTCGGGTGCGTTGGCGCCTGCAGACCCGCACCCTGCCCGGCAAATTCCTGCAGATCCTGCGGGCCCTGCAGCTGACCCGTCATTACAGTAAGGACGAGATTTTCGCAGCCTACCTCAATCTGGCACCCTACGGCCGCAACATCGAGGGGGTCGAGGCGGCCAGCCTGATCTATTTCAACAAGTCCGCTAAGGATCTGACCCTACCCGAAGCCCTGAGCCTGTGCGTCGTTCCGCAAAACCCGGTGAAACGCAATCCCACCATTCCCGGGGGATTCGCCGCCCTGAAGGCCGCCCGGGATCAGCTGTTCCGGCGCTGGCAGGAGAGCTATCCCGAAGCTGCTCGTCTGCAGCCCTTTTTCGATCTGCCCCTGCAGGTGCGGATTCCGGAGGATCTGCCTTTTCGCGCCCCCCACCTGGTCTCCGGCCTCGACCAGCAGCTGCCTCCGGCGCAGAGAGGGCGCATCGCCACGACCATCGACGGAGAGCTGCAGAGCCTGGCGGAACGGCGCCTGAAGGATTATGTCGCGCGGCATAAAAATGTCGGCATCGTCAACGGCGCCGTGGCCATTCTCAATCACCAGACCATGGAGGTGGAGGCGCTGGTCGGTTCTGCCGACTTCTGGAATCGCACAATCGACGGACAGGTCGACGGCTGCACCGCACCCCGTTCCCCCGGATCGACCCTCAAGCCCTTCGTCTACGGGTTGGCCATGGATCAGGGTCTGATCCATCCCATGACCATGCTCAAGGACGCGCCGCGCCGCTTCGCCGGGTTCGCTCCGGAAAACTACGATCAGGCCTTCCTCGGCCCGATGCTGGCCCGCGATGCCCTGATCAACAGCCGCAACCTCCCGGCCGCCCATCTGCAGGCCGCTCTCCGCAAGCCCGGGCTGTACGAACTGCTGCAGACCGCCGGGGTGAAAAACCTCCGGGAGGAAAATTACTACGGCCTGGCCCTGGCCCTGGGAGGGGTCGAGGTGACCATGCTCGATCTGCTGAAGCTGTATGCCATGCTGCCCAATGGCGGTCTTCTCCAGCCCCTGCGCCTGTTGCGACATGATCCAATCACTACGGAAGGGCCCTCCCCTTTGAGTCCCGAAGCCTGCTTCCTGGTGCTCGACATCCTGCGTCACAATCCTCCGCCAATCCGCCCCGCCCTTCCCGGTCAGCAGGTTTCCGGGCCGCAGGTCGCCTGGAAAACGGGCACTTCGCATGCCTTTCGTGATGCCTGGGCGGTTGGTGTTTCCGGCCCCTATACAGTGGCCGTCTGGATCGGCAACTTCGACGGTTCCAGCAACCGGGCCTTCGTCGGTCGGGATGCCGCCGGTCCGCTGCTGTTCGAGGTCTTTCACAATCTGGCCAATGGCCGCCCCTGGCGGGCCGCCGATACCCTCAATCCTGGTCTGCTCAACCTGCAGAAGGTCCCCATGTGCGCCGACACCGGCGATCTTCCCGGCCGCTACTGCCCCCGCACCGCCGAATCCTGGTTCATCCCCGGAGTGTCGCCGATCAAGGTGTCCACCGTCCATCGCGCCGTACCGATCGACAAAAAAACCGGCCTGCGCGCCTGTCGGCCCCAGCCGGGAACGACTGAAATGCAGGTGTACGAATTCTGGCCTTCCGACCTGCAGCAGATCTTCCGCCAGGCCGGCCTGGCCCTCAAAAGCCCGCCCCCCTTCGCCGCCGACTGCAGTCTCGACCTGCAGAGTCAGAGCGGGGCGGCGCCGAGCATCCAGTCCCCGGTGGACAACCTGGAATACCGCTTGCGGAGCGAAAAGCTGGAAAAGGAAAGGATTCCCTTCAGTGCCGTGGCCGACGGCGACGTGCGGGAGTTGTTCTGGTTCGTCGACGACCGCTATGTGAGCTCCTCAAAATCCGACGAACCCTTTTTTTGGCCGCCGGTCGCCGGTGATTACGTGGTCCGGGTCGTAGACGATCACGGCCGGGCTGATCATCGGCGGTTACGGGTGGGGATGATGAGGGATCGGGAGAATTGA
- a CDS encoding OmpA family protein, protein MGSRLRMVATGALLMVLLGGCAGREVLPEIALETNDPVQQFNGLKQDLASARAEQFDVLAPESFVRANQLFEEAGRMLAREEKISDILLKVTSARVELQRAEQAVQISNTVLANVIKVRNNAIEAGAIALGEDFAEAEEEFLKLTRAIESSELTWAQRHKAKVFDAFDQLELRAIKDRHLNEPRSLLAALEQRRAAKQAPLTLAEARDQLHQAEMFISENRYQTDEIRRKSAAALFQARRLETVMQESERLKTLNPEQIAREMEHQLFSTSSRLGAPDQRDQLFAEQLESILATVEAWEAASQALNDEVIAREREVGKLREEIATLEGVTREEREARERLAEEKLAARKHLEEERRIQQLFTQLQDLFKPGEAEIYKQADRFIIRLKALTFPVGSSTVSTENYPLLGKVRRAIRLFDRPETIIEGHTDSTGSEFKNRELSQSRADAVKSYLEASETLPGGKITSIGYGSQRPLASNATADGRTLNRRIDLVIKPVLPVQQESL, encoded by the coding sequence ATGGGAAGTCGTTTGCGTATGGTTGCGACCGGGGCTTTGCTTATGGTTCTGCTCGGAGGCTGTGCCGGCCGGGAAGTCCTTCCCGAAATCGCCCTGGAAACCAATGATCCGGTTCAGCAATTCAACGGCCTGAAACAAGACCTCGCATCGGCGCGGGCAGAGCAGTTTGACGTGCTCGCTCCCGAGTCCTTCGTCCGGGCGAACCAGCTGTTCGAGGAAGCGGGCAGGATGTTGGCCCGGGAAGAGAAGATCTCGGACATCCTGCTGAAAGTAACCTCCGCCCGGGTGGAGCTGCAACGCGCCGAACAGGCGGTGCAGATTAGCAACACTGTCCTGGCTAATGTGATCAAGGTCCGGAACAATGCCATAGAGGCCGGTGCCATCGCATTGGGGGAAGATTTTGCCGAGGCGGAGGAAGAGTTCCTGAAATTGACCCGGGCCATCGAGAGCAGCGAGCTCACCTGGGCTCAGCGCCACAAGGCGAAGGTTTTCGATGCCTTCGACCAGTTGGAATTGCGTGCCATCAAGGACCGGCATCTGAACGAGCCCCGCTCTCTCCTGGCGGCACTGGAGCAGCGCAGGGCCGCCAAGCAGGCGCCGCTGACCCTCGCCGAGGCTAGGGACCAACTGCATCAGGCGGAAATGTTTATTTCCGAAAACCGGTACCAGACGGATGAGATTCGGAGAAAATCGGCCGCCGCCCTGTTTCAGGCGCGGCGGCTTGAAACCGTGATGCAGGAGAGCGAAAGACTGAAGACCCTGAATCCCGAACAGATCGCTCGTGAAATGGAGCACCAGCTTTTTTCCACATCGAGCCGGCTGGGCGCCCCGGATCAGCGGGATCAGCTCTTTGCCGAGCAGCTTGAAAGCATACTGGCCACCGTCGAGGCCTGGGAGGCGGCCAGTCAGGCGTTGAACGACGAGGTCATCGCCCGGGAGAGGGAGGTCGGCAAGCTGCGGGAGGAGATCGCCACCCTCGAAGGGGTGACCAGGGAAGAACGGGAGGCCCGGGAACGGTTGGCGGAGGAGAAACTGGCCGCCAGAAAGCACCTCGAGGAAGAGCGCCGGATTCAGCAACTCTTTACACAATTGCAGGATCTGTTCAAGCCTGGGGAGGCTGAAATCTACAAACAGGCGGACCGATTCATCATTCGTCTCAAAGCGCTCACCTTTCCCGTCGGCAGCTCCACGGTGAGTACCGAAAACTACCCCCTGCTGGGCAAGGTGAGGCGAGCCATACGGCTGTTCGACCGCCCCGAAACGATTATCGAAGGCCATACCGACAGCACCGGCTCTGAATTCAAAAACCGGGAACTTTCCCAGAGCCGGGCAGATGCGGTGAAATCCTACCTGGAGGCCAGTGAAACCCTGCCGGGTGGAAAGATAACCTCCATCGGCTACGGTTCCCAGCGGCCGCTGGCTTCCAACGCCACTGCCGATGGGCGGACTCTCAATCGCCGCATCGATCTGGTCATCAAACCG
- the msrA gene encoding peptide-methionine (S)-S-oxide reductase MsrA has product MNDQLEVATLAAGCFWCVEAVFSQLRGVINVVSGYAGGNLPNPGYREVCSGRTGHAEAVQIRFDPQIISFAELLEIFWRSHDPTTLNRQGADVGTQYRSAIFFHNEEQRKIAEKSKANIEKILLWPDPITTEIVPFTAFYPAEDYHQDYYRLNPDQMYCRMVIDPKIQKLRKDFAEKVR; this is encoded by the coding sequence ATGAACGATCAGCTTGAAGTGGCTACCCTGGCCGCAGGTTGCTTCTGGTGTGTGGAAGCCGTTTTCAGCCAGCTGAGAGGAGTCATCAATGTCGTTTCAGGTTATGCCGGCGGAAACCTGCCCAATCCCGGATACCGGGAGGTGTGCAGCGGCCGAACCGGCCATGCGGAGGCTGTACAGATCCGTTTCGATCCGCAGATCATTTCTTTCGCCGAGCTACTCGAAATTTTCTGGAGATCCCATGATCCCACCACCCTCAACCGCCAGGGCGCGGACGTAGGCACCCAGTACCGCTCGGCCATCTTTTTTCACAATGAGGAACAGCGTAAGATCGCTGAGAAGTCCAAGGCCAACATCGAAAAGATCCTCCTCTGGCCCGATCCGATCACCACTGAAATCGTTCCTTTCACCGCTTTCTACCCGGCCGAAGATTATCACCAGGACTACTATCGGCTGAATCCCGACCAGATGTACTGCCGGATGGTCATCGATCCGAAAATCCAGAAGCTGCGCAAGGATTTCGCTGAAAAGGTCCGATAA
- a CDS encoding alpha-2-macroglobulin encodes MGNLLNSFGSVGKKLAGTFSWTPPPWATALNRRRKERPGRFWSGLFLLLILLTGGIAGYLQYLRLPKPLMVSASIEEPGLTPNVEDPRPDPLRIIFSYKTDGLGPGQEVPESPPSVARIDLVNQRLEDGIRLDPAMTGNWSFEGDRTLVFVPEREWPAGSSFTVRLDKKIFVPEIRFSELRYDFQTPAFTITLDDPEFYQDPRDRKIRKAVATLKFSHPVDESSLKKHLTMTMRPADKGAEAAPEEVKYEVTFDRNRREAYVHSVPLELPERSNYLRLTVASGVEPAIGGKASDKDLYRDLLIPDRNSYLKVQEARADIVRNQQDEPQQVLFLRFTDDIAEEELKGKLRIWLLPEENPRHRNRYWSGPREVTEAVLRQSEALNLAPLETEKGFAREYHIPFDVPAERTLYLRLEPGLTSLGGFVHASLYDTLIQPPAYPQEIKLAADGALLSLGGAHQLGLLTRNLGAFRVRIGKLLPGQLQHLISQTRGDIRDPVFQGFSFDQNNLVEYAEQVIDLKPLHPKQANYASVDLTNHLPAGDERFGLFFIEVCGWDKEHRTPMDWISDRRVILVTDLGLLAKDNADQSHEVFVQSVATGKAVAGAQVTLLGRNGLPLLTRSTDQRGHAALPSTKGFENEQEPTVYVVRAGGDMAFIPFERPSRRLNFSRFEVGGARDRQSEEGNGLNAYLFTDRGLYRPGEKVAVGCIVKSGLLDNVEGVPLEIAIRSPRGNEVASRRLNLPEKGFFDYPFVTEPSSETGTYQVALYLVRDQKYRERMIGSGSFRIEEFQPDTLKIQSTLAGVRDEGWSTEKRLTAKVTLRNLFGTPAQGRKVTGFLNVRTARFDFERYPGFIFADPWYDPDKPILEVNEELPAQTIDEEGRAEFTLPLDRFAEGTYLLTLTAEGFEPGGGRSVSARNRVLLSPLETLVGIRPDGRLDYVSQGAERFIDLIAIGSDLERRALKDLKARLIEIRTLSTLVRQPNGTFAYQSVEKEQELSTTDFAIAAEGTRYRLPTNRAGTYVWELIEPQGLKLARVRFSVAGHGNLLGRLEKNAELELKLDRSDYKAGDTIEMNITAPYTGSGLITIESDRVHAWKRFTTDTTSTLQTITVPADLEGNAYVNVAFVRDSGSKEIFTSPLSYAVAPFTIDRGRRTLHVGLEVAEKVRPGARMEIAYNASKPSRIAVFAVDEGILQVAGYRTPQPLDHFLRKRALQVDTLQMLDLILPEFDLIREVSASGGDAASERSKALAANLNPFARALDKPAVFWSGILKADSDRRTVHFTVPDTFSGTLQVMAVAVADGAIGVAQSSSLVRGPFVITPSLLTQAAPGDSFRASANISNILEGSGKNAPVTVRLEASEHLRIVGAKEQRLTISEGDEKTVHFELQAGDRLGAAQVRFLVSSSGEQAARRATLSIRPAIPYSTSMISGFEKDGRVEIEVPRSLYPDLADQQLAASGSPLVLIEGLSSYLEHFPHGCTEQVVSQVFPLVGLMSHPAFAPHSADNQARFAALISRLRERQMADGGFCFWPGGSETAEFPTVYAMHFLHEVRELGYAVPEDLMIRGQDYLREYVGRTPSTLEEARVRAYAVYLLTRMGEVTTNHLVHLQTWLEENHSKTWRQDLAAAYMAASYKLLRKNGEADDLIGRYRLGEAGDKKDGVFHSPLTRDAQFVYLLANHFPPQAAKLDGQNLLPLIEPVFRGRYNTISAAYTILALGAYGKLQHDEGSESIRFTAIDVKGGKKVLTAKAQPLPRASINPGTARVLAEADRALFYLLSQAGFDREPPAAVVRNGLEISRDFLDGEGKPATELSQGQDVTVRLRIRALKERVDNVAVIELMPGGFEVLRDSVPRTAYNWRADYVDVREDRVIFYGSFDTSVRELTYRAKVTSAGEFIVPPPWAEAMYDRAVKAAGEAGHIKVTPE; translated from the coding sequence ATGGGGAATCTGTTGAACAGCTTCGGGTCCGTGGGCAAAAAACTGGCTGGAACCTTTTCCTGGACCCCTCCCCCCTGGGCGACCGCCCTGAATCGCCGCCGCAAAGAGCGCCCGGGCCGATTCTGGAGCGGACTTTTCCTGCTGCTGATTTTGTTGACGGGAGGGATTGCCGGCTATCTCCAATATCTACGATTGCCGAAGCCTCTGATGGTGTCGGCATCGATCGAGGAACCGGGCCTTACCCCCAACGTCGAAGATCCCCGACCCGATCCATTGCGCATCATCTTCTCCTATAAGACCGATGGCCTTGGTCCGGGTCAGGAGGTTCCGGAGTCTCCGCCATCGGTGGCCCGCATCGATCTGGTAAACCAGCGGCTGGAAGACGGAATCCGCCTCGATCCGGCGATGACCGGCAATTGGAGCTTCGAGGGTGACCGGACGCTGGTCTTCGTTCCCGAGCGGGAATGGCCGGCCGGCAGCTCCTTCACCGTTCGCCTCGATAAAAAAATCTTCGTTCCCGAAATCCGGTTCAGCGAGCTGCGTTACGATTTTCAAACCCCCGCCTTCACCATCACCCTGGACGATCCGGAGTTCTACCAGGATCCCCGGGACCGCAAGATCCGCAAGGCCGTTGCCACCCTCAAATTCTCCCATCCGGTTGACGAAAGCAGCCTGAAAAAACATCTGACCATGACCATGCGCCCTGCGGATAAAGGGGCGGAAGCTGCGCCGGAGGAGGTGAAATACGAGGTCACCTTCGACCGGAACCGGCGCGAGGCTTATGTGCACAGCGTGCCTCTGGAGCTGCCGGAGCGTTCCAACTATCTGCGGCTGACGGTCGCTTCCGGAGTCGAACCGGCCATCGGCGGCAAGGCTTCGGACAAGGATCTTTACCGGGACCTGCTGATTCCCGACCGCAACAGCTATCTCAAGGTGCAGGAGGCCCGGGCCGACATCGTGCGCAACCAGCAGGACGAGCCGCAGCAGGTTCTCTTCCTTCGCTTCACCGACGACATCGCCGAAGAGGAACTGAAGGGCAAGCTGCGGATCTGGCTGCTGCCCGAAGAGAATCCCCGCCATCGCAACCGCTATTGGAGCGGGCCCCGGGAGGTCACCGAGGCCGTTCTGCGACAGTCGGAAGCGCTGAATCTCGCTCCCCTGGAGACCGAAAAGGGATTTGCCCGCGAATACCACATCCCCTTCGACGTGCCGGCCGAACGGACCCTCTACCTGCGTCTGGAACCGGGCCTGACCTCTTTGGGAGGATTCGTCCACGCGTCCCTTTACGACACCCTCATCCAGCCTCCCGCATACCCTCAGGAGATCAAGCTCGCCGCCGACGGAGCCCTCCTCTCCCTGGGCGGTGCTCACCAGCTGGGGCTGCTGACCCGCAATCTGGGCGCCTTTCGGGTACGGATCGGAAAACTGCTGCCGGGCCAGCTGCAGCACCTCATCAGCCAGACCCGCGGTGATATCCGGGATCCCGTTTTCCAGGGCTTCTCCTTCGACCAGAACAATCTCGTCGAGTATGCCGAGCAGGTGATCGACCTGAAACCCCTTCACCCCAAACAGGCCAACTACGCCTCCGTCGATCTGACAAACCACCTCCCCGCCGGCGACGAGCGGTTCGGCTTGTTTTTTATCGAGGTCTGCGGCTGGGACAAAGAACACCGGACCCCCATGGACTGGATCAGCGACCGGAGGGTGATCCTGGTGACCGATCTCGGCCTGCTGGCCAAGGACAATGCCGACCAAAGTCATGAGGTTTTCGTCCAGTCCGTCGCCACCGGCAAAGCGGTGGCAGGCGCCCAGGTCACCCTGCTGGGGCGCAACGGCCTGCCGCTGCTGACCCGTTCAACTGACCAGCGGGGTCATGCAGCGCTGCCGAGCACCAAAGGGTTTGAAAACGAACAGGAGCCGACGGTCTACGTCGTCCGGGCGGGCGGCGACATGGCCTTCATCCCCTTCGAGCGGCCTTCCCGCCGGCTGAACTTCTCCCGCTTCGAGGTCGGCGGCGCACGGGATCGCCAATCGGAGGAGGGGAACGGCCTGAACGCCTATCTGTTCACGGATCGGGGTCTGTATCGGCCGGGTGAAAAGGTCGCCGTGGGCTGCATCGTCAAGTCGGGATTGCTCGACAACGTCGAAGGGGTCCCTTTGGAGATCGCCATCCGCAGCCCCCGCGGCAATGAAGTGGCGAGCAGGCGCCTCAACCTGCCGGAGAAGGGTTTTTTCGATTATCCCTTCGTCACCGAACCTTCCTCGGAGACGGGCACCTACCAGGTCGCCCTCTACCTGGTGCGGGACCAGAAGTACCGGGAGCGGATGATCGGCTCGGGCAGTTTCCGGATCGAGGAGTTCCAGCCCGATACCCTGAAGATCCAGAGCACCCTGGCCGGGGTGAGGGATGAAGGCTGGAGCACCGAGAAACGCCTCACGGCGAAGGTGACCTTGCGCAACCTGTTCGGTACCCCGGCCCAGGGGCGCAAGGTGACAGGTTTTCTCAATGTCCGGACCGCCCGGTTCGATTTCGAGCGGTACCCCGGTTTCATCTTCGCCGATCCCTGGTACGATCCGGACAAGCCAATTTTGGAGGTCAACGAGGAGCTGCCCGCCCAGACGATCGATGAGGAGGGCCGGGCGGAATTCACCCTGCCGCTGGACCGTTTTGCCGAAGGGACCTACCTGCTGACCCTGACAGCGGAAGGTTTCGAACCGGGCGGCGGGCGCAGCGTCTCCGCCCGCAATCGGGTACTCCTCTCCCCCCTGGAGACCCTGGTCGGCATCCGCCCGGACGGCAGGCTGGACTATGTCAGCCAGGGAGCCGAACGTTTTATCGACCTAATCGCCATCGGCTCCGACCTCGAGAGGCGGGCCCTGAAGGACCTGAAAGCCCGGCTGATCGAGATCCGCACCCTTTCGACCCTGGTCAGGCAGCCCAACGGCACCTTTGCCTACCAGTCGGTGGAAAAGGAACAGGAGCTGAGCACGACAGATTTCGCCATCGCCGCTGAGGGCACCCGCTACCGGTTGCCCACCAACCGGGCGGGCACTTACGTCTGGGAATTGATCGAACCGCAGGGGCTGAAGCTGGCCCGGGTGCGCTTCAGCGTGGCCGGGCACGGCAACCTGCTCGGCCGGCTGGAAAAGAATGCCGAACTGGAGCTTAAGCTCGATCGGTCCGACTACAAGGCCGGCGACACCATCGAGATGAACATCACCGCTCCCTACACCGGCAGTGGTCTGATCACCATAGAAAGCGACCGGGTGCATGCCTGGAAACGTTTCACCACCGACACCACCAGTACCCTGCAGACCATCACCGTGCCGGCCGATCTCGAAGGGAACGCCTATGTGAACGTGGCCTTCGTTCGTGATTCCGGATCGAAAGAGATATTCACCAGTCCCCTGAGCTACGCGGTGGCGCCTTTCACCATCGACCGGGGCCGGAGGACCCTGCACGTCGGTCTCGAAGTTGCGGAAAAGGTTCGGCCCGGGGCCCGGATGGAGATCGCCTACAACGCCTCGAAACCCTCGCGCATCGCGGTGTTCGCCGTCGACGAAGGGATTCTGCAGGTGGCCGGCTATCGGACCCCCCAGCCCCTGGATCATTTTCTGCGCAAACGCGCCTTGCAGGTCGACACCCTGCAGATGCTCGACCTGATCCTGCCCGAGTTCGACCTCATCCGCGAGGTGTCCGCCAGCGGCGGGGATGCGGCTTCGGAGCGGAGCAAAGCTCTGGCCGCCAACCTCAATCCCTTCGCCCGGGCCCTGGACAAGCCGGCGGTGTTCTGGTCGGGTATCCTCAAGGCCGACAGCGACCGCCGCACCGTCCACTTCACGGTGCCCGACACCTTTTCCGGCACCCTTCAGGTCATGGCGGTGGCGGTGGCGGACGGCGCCATCGGCGTAGCCCAAAGCTCCAGCCTGGTACGGGGGCCCTTCGTCATCACCCCCAGTCTTCTGACCCAGGCCGCGCCGGGCGATAGTTTCCGGGCCTCGGCGAACATCAGCAACATCCTGGAAGGTTCCGGAAAAAATGCACCTGTGACAGTGCGGCTGGAAGCTTCCGAACATCTCCGCATCGTCGGCGCCAAAGAGCAGCGCCTGACTATCAGCGAAGGGGACGAAAAGACCGTGCACTTCGAGCTTCAAGCGGGCGATCGGCTCGGTGCCGCCCAGGTGCGTTTCCTGGTCAGCTCTTCCGGAGAGCAGGCCGCCCGCCGGGCGACCCTGAGCATCCGCCCGGCCATCCCCTACTCCACCAGCATGATCAGCGGCTTCGAAAAGGACGGACGGGTGGAGATCGAGGTGCCCCGCAGCCTTTATCCTGACCTGGCCGATCAGCAGCTAGCGGCTTCGGGCAGCCCGCTGGTGCTCATCGAGGGCCTCTCATCCTATCTTGAACACTTCCCCCACGGCTGTACCGAACAGGTGGTCAGCCAGGTCTTTCCCCTGGTCGGACTGATGAGCCATCCGGCCTTCGCGCCCCACTCGGCCGACAACCAGGCCCGCTTCGCGGCCCTCATCTCCCGTCTGCGGGAGCGGCAAATGGCCGACGGCGGCTTCTGCTTCTGGCCCGGCGGCAGTGAAACAGCGGAGTTCCCCACGGTCTACGCCATGCATTTTCTTCACGAGGTGCGGGAGCTCGGCTACGCCGTTCCCGAAGACCTCATGATCCGCGGGCAGGACTACCTGCGGGAATATGTCGGCCGGACCCCCTCGACTCTGGAGGAGGCGAGGGTCCGGGCCTACGCCGTCTATCTGTTGACGCGGATGGGAGAAGTCACCACGAACCATCTGGTTCACCTGCAGACCTGGCTCGAGGAAAACCATTCGAAAACCTGGCGTCAGGATTTGGCGGCCGCCTACATGGCCGCGTCCTACAAGCTGCTCAGAAAAAATGGCGAAGCCGACGATCTGATAGGACGTTACCGGCTCGGCGAGGCCGGCGACAAAAAGGATGGGGTATTCCACTCGCCCCTGACCCGGGACGCCCAGTTCGTCTATCTGCTGGCGAACCACTTCCCGCCGCAGGCGGCAAAACTCGACGGACAGAACCTGCTCCCCCTGATCGAGCCGGTGTTCCGCGGCCGCTACAACACCATTTCCGCGGCCTACACCATTCTGGCCCTTGGCGCCTACGGCAAGCTGCAGCATGACGAGGGTTCGGAGTCGATCCGGTTCACGGCTATCGACGTTAAGGGAGGGAAAAAGGTTCTGACGGCAAAAGCGCAGCCTTTGCCCCGCGCTTCCATCAACCCGGGCACGGCCCGGGTGCTGGCGGAAGCGGACCGGGCCCTGTTCTATCTCCTGTCCCAGGCCGGGTTCGACCGAGAACCGCCCGCCGCCGTGGTTCGCAACGGGCTCGAGATCAGCCGCGATTTCCTTGATGGCGAAGGCAAACCGGCCACCGAACTGAGCCAGGGACAGGACGTCACCGTGCGCCTGCGGATAAGGGCCCTGAAGGAGAGGGTGGACAACGTGGCGGTCATCGAGCTGATGCCGGGCGGTTTCGAAGTGCTGCGCGACTCGGTGCCCCGCACCGCCTACAACTGGCGGGCCGACTATGTGGACGTAAGGGAGGACAGGGTGATCTTCTACGGCAGCTTCGACACCTCGGTACGGGAGCTCACCTACAGGGCCAAGGTCACCAGCGCCGGTGAATTCATCGTGCCGCCGCCCTGGGCCGAAGCCATGTACGACCGGGCGGTAAAGGCTGCCGGAGAGGCGGGGCATATCAAAGTCACTCCTGAGTGA
- a CDS encoding YchJ family protein, translated as MNNCPCGSGKDYAACCEPIISGKTPAETAEQLMRARYSAHVKVAVDFLFESTHPDHRQGYDHKGTRDWAEKAEWHGLQILDTAQGGPDDEAGEVEFIARYRDKGGVHSYHERGQFKRKNKRWFFAEGVMVKEQPLSSSKVGRNDPCPCGSGSKFKKCCGK; from the coding sequence ATGAACAACTGCCCCTGCGGCAGCGGTAAGGACTACGCCGCCTGCTGTGAACCGATCATTTCCGGAAAAACACCCGCCGAGACGGCGGAACAACTGATGCGGGCGCGCTACTCGGCCCATGTCAAGGTCGCGGTCGATTTCCTCTTCGAAAGCACCCATCCCGACCACCGGCAAGGGTACGATCACAAGGGGACCCGCGATTGGGCGGAAAAGGCCGAATGGCACGGTCTGCAGATTCTCGATACGGCCCAGGGAGGCCCCGATGACGAGGCGGGGGAAGTCGAGTTCATCGCCCGCTATCGGGACAAGGGCGGCGTGCACAGTTACCACGAGCGCGGCCAGTTCAAGCGCAAGAATAAGCGATGGTTCTTCGCCGAAGGTGTCATGGTCAAGGAGCAGCCGCTGAGTTCCAGCAAGGTCGGGCGCAACGATCCCTGCCCCTGCGGCAGCGGCAGCAAGTTCAAGAAGTGCTGCGGGAAGTGA
- a CDS encoding DUF3820 family protein, translated as MKPSFPFDHAALLELAEMRMPFGKHAGLRLIDLPEPYVIWFAKQGFPEGKLGRMLGIVYEIKVNGLEYLFEPLR; from the coding sequence ATGAAACCCTCTTTTCCCTTCGACCACGCGGCCCTTCTGGAACTGGCCGAGATGCGCATGCCTTTCGGAAAGCACGCCGGACTGCGGCTGATCGACCTGCCCGAACCTTATGTCATCTGGTTCGCCAAGCAGGGGTTTCCGGAAGGGAAACTAGGCAGGATGCTGGGCATCGTCTACGAAATAAAGGTCAACGGGCTGGAATACCTCTTCGAGCCCTTGCGGTGA